One segment of Castanea sativa cultivar Marrone di Chiusa Pesio chromosome 3, ASM4071231v1 DNA contains the following:
- the LOC142627003 gene encoding protein JINGUBANG, whose protein sequence is MGLLPCPLPCHTDSVSQSHSDSSSSSTLSSQPSLPSVPSLTSPFPQQHDQPLPNPNTAQHLCIATIKGHSSYVSSLTLAGKFLYSGSSNSEISQFSRDPFGLESNNSVDNVVALSDGTVKSLVVDLEQDKLFSAHQDNKIRVWKINNNNNDYNTPNQKYKCIATLPTLNDRFSRFFSAKNYVKVRRHKKCTWVHHVDTISALAISKDGSFLYSASWDRSFKIWRTNDFKCLESVGNAHDDAINALVLSKDGFIYTGSADKKIKVWKRKQAGDNYKEHSYSHSLVATLEKHKSAVNALALSSDGSVLYSGACDRSILVWEKDSESFDSNFGQMVLVGALRGHTKAILCLAVVSDLVCSGSADNTVRIWRRGIEKSYSCLGVLEGHRRPVKSLAVALDGNTNNNGGKSGSSDCGTSYLVYSGSLDCDIKVWQIWVPSL, encoded by the coding sequence aTGGGGCTTCTTCCATGTCCATTGCCTTGCCACACAGACTCAGTGTCACAATCTCACTCAGATTCATCAAGCTCTTCTACACTTTCTTCCCAACCAAGTCTTCCCTCTGTTCCTTCTCTAACCTCACCATTTCCCCAACAACATGACCAACCATTACCTAATCCAAACACAGCCCAACACCTCTGCATAGCCACTATCAAAGGCCACTCCTCCTACGTGTCCTCTCTAACTCTCGCTGGCAAATTCCTTTACAGTGGCTCTTCCAACAGCGAAATAAGCCAATTTAGCCGAGATCCTTTTGGCCTCGAAAGCAATAATTCAGTGGACAACGTGGTTGCTCTAAGCGACGGTACGGTTAAGTCCCTTGTAGTAGATTTGGAACAAGATAAGCTATTCAGTGCTCATCAAGACAACAAAATCCGTGTGTGGAAGatcaataacaacaacaacgatTACAATACCCCAAACCAAAAGTACAAGTGCATAGCCACTCTTCCAACATTGAATGATCGTTTTTCAAGGTTTTTCTCAGCCAAGAACTACGTAAAAGTACGTAGACACAAGAAGTGTACGTGGGTACATCATGTTGATACTATTTCAGCACTTGCTATATCCAAAGATGGGTCTTTTTTATACTCAGCTTCGTGGGATAGGTCGTTCAAGATTTGGCGAACCAATGATTTTAAGTGCTTAGAGTCTGTTGGGAATGCACACGATGATGCAATCAATGCTTTAGTATTGTCCAAAGATGGATTTATTTACACGGGTTCAGCTGATAAGAAAATCAAGGTGTGGAAGAGAAAGCAAGCTGGGGACAATTACAAAGAGCATTCATATTCACATTCACTAGTGGCTACATTAGAGAAGCACAAGTCAGCTGTGAATGCATTGGCTCTAAGCAGTGATGGGTCTGTGTTATATTCAGGAGCTTGTGATCGTTCAATTCTTGTGTGGGAGAAAGATAGTGAATCTTTTGATAGTAATTTTGGTCAAATGGTGTTAGTGGGTGCTCTTAGAGGTCACACCAAAGCTATATTGTGCTTGGCTGTGGTGTCAGATTTGGTGTGCAGTGGCTCTGCTGATAACACTGTTAGGATCTGGAGGAGAGGAATTGAGAAGAGCTATTCTTGTTTGGGCGTGTTAGAAGGACATAGACGCCCAGTTAAGTCCTTGGCAGTGGCTCTTGATggtaatact